A part of Candidatus Zixiibacteriota bacterium genomic DNA contains:
- a CDS encoding phenylacetate--CoA ligase family protein, with translation MKFVREAERTQWLPPEQLQQLQLTRLKALLSHAAKNCPFYARRFAEAGFDPVAVQSLRDIERLPVLTKSDIQQHRDELTAASLPISDRIPNQTGGSTGSPLRFFMSPDSVYRRIANTIRHDRWAGLEPYHKGAAIWGHRRDLNAPRSTMDNLRDRFFSRRVILDTSEITEEKLARFVERLNKEKPSTYVAYANAIYLIARFIKERGITGYHRPKSIITSAEVLTDDQRRLLEDVFGCPVFNRYGSREFSVIASECEAHRGLHIAADTLLVEIIRNDRACRPGELGQIVITDLHNYALPFIRYRIEDMGMLLETGCSCGRTLPMMEIVGGRVTDFLVTPEGAVVSGAAMTIYFIARVPGIVQAQLVQKKKDFLLLRLAVDQSFGEDSKRMIAESVNRFFGPLMKYEIEQVDSIPVEASGKYRFSISEIDPVAHLK, from the coding sequence ATGAAGTTCGTTCGCGAGGCCGAACGTACTCAGTGGTTACCGCCCGAGCAATTGCAGCAGTTGCAACTGACGCGCCTGAAGGCTCTGCTGTCGCACGCCGCGAAAAACTGCCCCTTTTACGCCCGCCGGTTTGCCGAGGCAGGGTTCGATCCGGTCGCGGTGCAGTCTCTTCGTGATATCGAACGTCTGCCGGTCCTCACCAAAAGCGATATCCAGCAACATCGGGACGAACTGACGGCTGCCAGCCTGCCGATTTCTGACCGCATCCCGAACCAGACCGGCGGCTCTACCGGGTCGCCCCTCCGGTTCTTCATGAGCCCGGACAGCGTCTACCGACGTATCGCCAATACGATCAGGCACGACCGCTGGGCCGGACTCGAGCCCTATCACAAAGGAGCGGCTATCTGGGGCCACCGTCGCGACCTGAACGCTCCCCGCTCTACCATGGACAACCTTCGCGACCGGTTTTTCTCCCGCCGCGTGATCCTCGATACCAGCGAGATCACGGAAGAGAAACTGGCTCGGTTTGTCGAGCGCCTCAACAAAGAGAAACCGTCGACCTATGTGGCATACGCCAACGCGATTTACCTGATCGCGCGTTTCATCAAGGAGCGGGGAATCACCGGTTACCACCGCCCGAAAAGCATCATTACCTCCGCGGAGGTCCTGACCGACGATCAGCGGCGCCTGCTGGAGGATGTCTTCGGCTGCCCGGTGTTCAACCGCTACGGCAGCCGGGAATTCAGTGTGATCGCGTCGGAATGCGAGGCGCATCGCGGTCTGCATATTGCCGCCGATACGCTCCTGGTTGAGATTATCCGCAATGACCGGGCGTGCCGTCCGGGCGAGCTGGGGCAGATCGTAATCACGGATCTGCACAACTACGCGCTGCCGTTCATCCGGTATCGGATCGAAGATATGGGGATGCTTCTTGAGACCGGGTGCTCATGCGGAAGAACCTTGCCGATGATGGAAATCGTGGGCGGGCGCGTCACGGACTTTTTGGTCACACCCGAAGGAGCTGTCGTTTCGGGCGCCGCCATGACGATCTATTTCATCGCGCGCGTGCCTGGAATCGTGCAGGCGCAGCTTGTGCAGAAGAAAAAAGACTTCCTTCTGCTGCGACTGGCTGTCGATCAATCGTTCGGCGAGGATTCGAAGCGGATGATTGCCGAGTCGGTCAATCGCTTTTTCGGCCCGCTGATGAAGTACGAGATTGAACAGGTAGATTCGATTCCGGTTGAAGCGTCGGGAAAATACCGCTTCAGTATTTCGGAAATCGACCCGGTCGCCCATTTGAAGTAG
- a CDS encoding O-antigen ligase family protein produces MNHRYQEFSGRGMVSQRHLLWATIVLISLVVGVCSLFLKPVIFIALAGLTIGIVLLVRFPYVGLLLYFVTFVIRPGEMFPALDALSLERVIGIGVLLAAILAHKKRHGSFGLPHDMPFITMLGLWAVIIISWGVSFDPVRTEESIENFLKLIVFYMIIVYTVDTRTKWNIFMGVFLFLMFREMFLSFRDYYGGGAVIRMGIQRATGRGSFGSGANTLAATLAFTLPFLIAWIKYFRGKIPRTILLGVLFMFLLMIVNTGSRGGLLATLTVVGVTVWYSKYRLAGALGAAAFLLIAWFLLPEQYQGRYETLVSGGDVNEISTNRVAIWENGMRIFADRPILGCGSGAFAPASGSGKYGPEIFMSPHSLYVQLLAELGIVGFFAFFIFLASAFHQVLTTPRRLHSPPKDPDLVRWYHAHKEAFVASMLAMLVNGGTAHNFFRWNWYMYAGLIGAMAAIYVKTALQEQTGDTAVSANQSRPITEGAGT; encoded by the coding sequence GTGAACCATCGCTATCAGGAATTCAGCGGCCGGGGCATGGTCTCCCAGCGGCATCTGCTGTGGGCGACAATCGTCCTCATCAGCCTCGTTGTCGGGGTCTGCTCGCTGTTTCTGAAACCGGTGATCTTCATCGCGCTGGCCGGGCTCACTATCGGTATAGTACTGCTGGTGCGATTTCCCTATGTCGGGTTACTGCTCTATTTCGTGACATTCGTGATTCGTCCGGGGGAGATGTTTCCGGCGCTGGATGCATTATCGCTGGAACGGGTCATCGGCATCGGCGTGCTTCTCGCTGCCATCCTCGCGCACAAGAAACGCCACGGGTCATTTGGACTGCCTCACGACATGCCCTTCATTACGATGCTGGGACTCTGGGCGGTTATCATCATCTCCTGGGGTGTCAGTTTCGATCCCGTCAGGACCGAGGAGTCTATCGAGAACTTCCTCAAACTGATCGTCTTCTACATGATCATCGTGTATACCGTCGACACCAGGACCAAGTGGAACATCTTCATGGGAGTCTTCCTGTTTTTGATGTTCCGCGAGATGTTTTTGTCGTTTCGCGATTATTACGGTGGCGGTGCGGTTATTCGTATGGGTATTCAGCGGGCGACAGGCCGAGGTTCATTTGGAAGCGGCGCCAATACGCTCGCCGCCACGCTCGCCTTTACGCTGCCGTTCCTCATCGCCTGGATCAAGTACTTTCGCGGAAAGATCCCCCGCACGATTCTTCTGGGCGTACTCTTCATGTTCCTCCTGATGATTGTCAACACCGGATCGCGTGGCGGTCTGCTTGCTACACTGACCGTGGTCGGCGTTACGGTCTGGTACAGCAAATACCGACTTGCGGGGGCGCTCGGCGCAGCTGCGTTTCTGCTGATCGCCTGGTTCCTGCTTCCGGAGCAATACCAGGGGCGGTATGAAACCCTGGTCAGCGGAGGCGATGTGAATGAGATCAGCACCAACCGCGTGGCGATCTGGGAAAACGGCATGCGTATTTTTGCCGACCGACCCATTCTCGGCTGTGGCTCCGGAGCATTTGCGCCGGCCAGCGGGTCCGGCAAGTACGGACCGGAGATTTTCATGAGCCCGCATTCTCTGTACGTCCAGCTGCTCGCCGAGTTGGGCATCGTGGGATTTTTTGCCTTTTTCATTTTCCTCGCGAGCGCGTTCCACCAGGTGCTGACGACCCCGCGCCGACTCCACTCCCCCCCGAAAGATCCGGACCTGGTGCGGTGGTATCATGCGCATAAAGAGGCATTTGTCGCCTCCATGCTGGCGATGCTGGTCAACGGTGGCACGGCGCACAACTTTTTCCGCTGGAATTGGTACATGTATGCCGGCCTGATCGGAGCCATGGCGGCCATCTACGTCAAAACGGCGCTTCAGGAACAAACCGGCGACACCGCCGTTTCGGCGAACCAATCGCGTCCGATAACCGAAGGTGCAGGCACCTGA
- a CDS encoding UDP-glucose/GDP-mannose dehydrogenase family protein codes for MNVCVVGTGYVGLVAGTCLSDFGMNVVCVDKVKEKIDMLNRGEVPIYELGLGELIQRNVKLDRLHFTTDLKQAVDRSLVVFLAVGTPERPDGYADLSQIEAVAKEVAGYMTEYKIIAIKSTVPVGTARRLRQMIRETASSDVEFDVVSNPEFLREGAAVNDFLRPDRVILGCDSERALAIMRDIYRPLFLLETPIVSTTNETAEVIKYASNTMLAVRISFVNEIANLCDIVGADVYQVSKALGMDKRIGPKFLHPGPGYGGSCFPKDVSALARLSEDVGYDFKLARAVIEVNARQRELAVQKAVAALGSVPGKVIGLLGLSFKPNTDDVREAPAIYIARRLMEQGATVNAFDPAAMDEAKKNIEGIKYHKNAYDAVTGADIVIIATEWNEFRDLDFRKIKSLVRTPIVYDTRNIYNPKALKEIGFKYVATGRS; via the coding sequence ATGAATGTGTGCGTCGTGGGAACCGGCTATGTCGGTCTGGTGGCAGGCACGTGCCTGTCCGATTTCGGCATGAATGTCGTCTGTGTCGACAAGGTCAAAGAAAAAATCGATATGCTCAACCGGGGCGAGGTTCCGATTTACGAACTCGGCCTCGGCGAACTGATCCAGCGCAACGTGAAACTCGACCGGCTCCACTTCACAACCGACCTGAAGCAGGCGGTTGATCGCAGCCTCGTGGTGTTTCTTGCCGTCGGCACACCTGAGCGCCCCGACGGATACGCCGACCTGAGCCAGATCGAAGCGGTCGCGAAGGAAGTGGCCGGGTACATGACCGAGTACAAGATTATCGCGATCAAAAGCACCGTTCCGGTCGGCACGGCCCGGCGGCTTCGTCAGATGATTCGGGAGACCGCCAGCTCCGACGTGGAGTTTGATGTCGTGTCAAATCCGGAGTTCCTGCGCGAGGGAGCGGCCGTCAACGATTTCCTTCGGCCGGACCGGGTCATTCTCGGCTGCGATTCCGAGCGCGCCCTCGCCATCATGCGCGATATCTACCGACCCCTGTTCCTGCTGGAGACGCCGATCGTCAGCACCACCAACGAGACGGCCGAGGTCATCAAGTATGCGTCGAATACGATGCTCGCCGTGCGCATCTCGTTCGTAAATGAAATCGCCAATCTCTGCGATATTGTCGGCGCCGACGTCTACCAGGTGTCGAAGGCGCTCGGCATGGACAAACGGATCGGTCCGAAATTCCTGCATCCGGGTCCCGGCTACGGCGGCTCGTGCTTTCCCAAAGATGTCTCGGCGCTGGCGAGATTGTCCGAGGATGTCGGCTATGATTTCAAGCTTGCCCGGGCCGTTATCGAGGTTAACGCCCGCCAGCGGGAACTCGCCGTTCAGAAAGCGGTAGCCGCACTCGGATCGGTACCGGGAAAGGTGATTGGTCTGCTCGGGCTGTCGTTTAAGCCGAATACCGATGACGTCCGGGAGGCTCCGGCAATCTATATCGCCCGCCGCCTGATGGAGCAGGGGGCGACCGTAAACGCGTTTGATCCGGCCGCGATGGATGAAGCGAAAAAGAATATCGAGGGTATCAAATACCATAAGAATGCATATGATGCGGTGACCGGTGCGGATATCGTGATTATAGCCACGGAATGGAACGAATTCCGCGACCTGGACTTCAGGAAAATCAAGTCGTTAGTGCGAACGCCGATCGTATACGACACGCGTAACATCTATAACCCAAAGGCGCTCAAGGAAATCGGCTTCAAGTACGTGGCTACCGGGCGATCCTGA
- a CDS encoding GDP-mannose 4,6-dehydratase, with the protein MPESIVVTGGAGFIGSHLVDRLLAAGHRVTVIDNFNDFYDPAIKRVNCRRHLEQAGYRLVEGDIRDPNAVERCFADGPVGEVIHLAAMAGVRPSIKNPVLYQEVNLVGTMNVLEACRRHGVGRYLFASSSSVYGNNRKVPFSEDDSVDHPISPYAATKKAGELMAYTYHHLYGFPTACLRFFTVYGPRQRPEMAIHLFTAKIWRGEEITMFGEGDSRRDYTFIDDIVDGIMAVRQSRFDYEILNLGRSDTVTLRDLISKIEQKLGKRAIMRKLPPQPGDVDQTYADITRASRLCGFAPKVSIDDGLMRFARWYINKQEQQ; encoded by the coding sequence ATGCCTGAGTCGATCGTGGTAACAGGGGGAGCCGGGTTCATCGGGTCGCACCTGGTCGACCGGCTGCTAGCCGCCGGACACCGGGTCACGGTAATTGACAATTTCAACGATTTCTACGACCCGGCAATCAAGCGAGTCAACTGCCGGCGCCACCTGGAACAGGCCGGCTACCGTCTCGTTGAAGGTGATATTCGAGATCCCAATGCCGTCGAGCGGTGTTTTGCCGATGGACCGGTCGGCGAGGTGATTCATCTGGCGGCCATGGCAGGCGTGCGCCCGTCGATCAAAAACCCGGTACTCTATCAGGAAGTCAACCTGGTCGGTACCATGAACGTGCTCGAGGCGTGTCGCAGACACGGCGTCGGACGCTACCTGTTTGCGTCGTCGTCCTCGGTCTATGGGAACAACCGAAAGGTGCCGTTTTCGGAAGACGATTCCGTCGATCACCCGATTTCACCGTACGCGGCTACCAAGAAAGCCGGGGAGTTGATGGCCTACACCTATCACCACCTCTACGGTTTTCCGACCGCCTGCCTGCGGTTTTTCACCGTGTACGGCCCCCGTCAGCGGCCGGAGATGGCCATACATTTGTTCACCGCGAAAATCTGGCGCGGCGAGGAGATAACAATGTTTGGCGAGGGCGACAGCAGAAGGGATTATACGTTTATTGATGATATCGTGGATGGTATCATGGCGGTTCGGCAGTCCCGATTCGACTACGAGATACTCAATCTCGGCCGTTCGGACACGGTTACGCTCCGCGATCTCATCAGCAAGATAGAACAGAAGCTGGGCAAACGCGCGATCATGCGAAAGCTGCCGCCGCAGCCGGGAGATGTCGACCAGACCTACGCCGACATCACCAGGGCGAGTCGCCTCTGTGGGTTTGCGCCCAAAGTGTCGATCGATGACGGGCTGATGCGCTTTGCTCGATGGTATATCAACAAGCAGGAACAACAATGA
- a CDS encoding acyltransferase: MLIREIVRAIFNRQQRFRFRYHLVRNLPGEYGFILRRRVLAKWFGSLGKNLKVHEGFRFRNIELIRCGSHVNIGVDAFIQAGGGVEIGDYAILGPGVKVWTQNHASARTDIPIQQQGAEYKPVVIGRDVWIGANAFIMPGVTLGEGCVVAAGAVVGAKNYPPYKILAGNPARVIGTRENSESAPTAAPDPSRESD, encoded by the coding sequence ATGCTAATTCGAGAGATAGTTCGAGCCATTTTCAACAGACAGCAGCGGTTCCGCTTCCGCTATCACCTCGTTCGCAATCTCCCCGGGGAGTACGGTTTTATTCTCCGTCGTCGGGTACTGGCGAAGTGGTTTGGATCGTTGGGGAAGAATCTGAAGGTGCACGAGGGGTTCCGTTTCCGTAATATCGAGTTGATCCGTTGCGGGAGCCACGTAAACATCGGGGTTGATGCATTCATTCAGGCGGGCGGCGGCGTGGAGATCGGCGACTACGCGATTCTTGGCCCGGGCGTCAAGGTCTGGACGCAGAATCACGCGTCCGCCCGGACGGATATCCCCATCCAACAGCAGGGGGCCGAATACAAGCCCGTGGTGATCGGGCGCGACGTATGGATTGGCGCCAATGCCTTTATCATGCCCGGGGTTACGCTGGGCGAAGGCTGTGTCGTGGCTGCCGGCGCGGTGGTCGGCGCAAAGAACTACCCCCCGTACAAGATTCTGGCCGGCAATCCTGCGCGGGTAATCGGCACACGCGAAAACAGCGAAAGTGCACCGACCGCCGCTCCGGACCCGTCGAGGGAGTCCGACTAG